The Spirosoma radiotolerans genome has a window encoding:
- a CDS encoding response regulator transcription factor, producing the protein MYTVLLIEDELALGMIVKDSLEVRGFTVLYAADGVAGLAMFLQEHPDIVVADVMMPHMDGFSLTQQIRQTDLDVPILFLTARSQTADVVRGFELGGNDYLKKPFSLDELVVRINALLRRTIGSRSRVAESDWVYIGRYQFEAHKQKLSLDGQDVLLSHREAELLRHLYEQRNHVLERNAVLMALWGDDSLFNGRSLDVFITKLRRHLRDDPTVQIVNVRGIGYKLIV; encoded by the coding sequence ATGTACACTGTTTTGCTAATAGAAGATGAACTTGCGCTAGGAATGATTGTCAAGGATAGTCTGGAGGTGCGTGGCTTTACGGTGCTGTATGCGGCTGATGGTGTTGCAGGACTGGCTATGTTTCTTCAGGAACACCCTGATATTGTGGTCGCGGATGTAATGATGCCGCATATGGATGGGTTCTCCTTGACGCAGCAAATTCGCCAAACCGATCTCGATGTACCGATTCTGTTTCTGACGGCCCGTTCGCAAACGGCTGATGTGGTACGTGGTTTTGAACTGGGCGGCAACGATTACCTGAAAAAACCATTTAGTCTGGATGAATTGGTTGTACGGATCAATGCGCTGCTCCGTCGTACTATTGGTTCCCGTTCGCGTGTTGCTGAGTCAGACTGGGTATATATTGGCCGGTATCAGTTCGAAGCCCACAAACAAAAACTCTCGCTCGATGGACAGGATGTACTCCTGTCGCATCGTGAAGCCGAATTGCTGCGTCATTTGTATGAGCAGCGGAATCATGTGCTGGAACGGAACGCCGTTTTGATGGCACTCTGGGGCGACGATAGCTTATTCAATGGCCGCAGCTTGGATGTGTTTATTACCAAACTTCGTCGCCACCTCCGCGACGATCCAACCGTTCAGATCGTCAATGTGCGCGGAATCGGTTATAAATTAATTGTGTAG
- a CDS encoding sensor histidine kinase, with protein sequence MNRRIRSIFWLMTLCIIGINAFQGYWLWTTYHLNSQQYNQTMRDALFSVLQQRQLVEANRLFAKQGNQEQTHMIIRSVDGIRNQRQIRVFMSPPKPPLRSEATNQPGVRALAADEFHSGPPGAETQVFASPDALARRISTMVLHDWAEGTRIDLPTLRAAYRAELLERGINATFKLDTMDVPPQKPSGPVLAHQLGARLKQRGTPNVLNKIVVPINPVRNLFAQVTFDTPTYYLLRRMGWLFGSSVFLLLLTTSSYLFMLSTILRQKKLSEVKSDFINNMTHELKTPIATVTAAVEALQHFGALADPKKTQTYLAISQNNLQRLSDLVEKVLNLAVEEKQELALRPEPINLNEVVTDLVTSHQLKSAKPVTFLVNVPADTTVTVDRVHFANALNNLIDNAINYSGDQVTVHLTFYRNEPGWQLAVADDGIGIAKTYQSAIFDRFFRVPTGDLHPVKGFGLGLAYVRQVIERHGGQVSVRSEPGKGSEFLLTF encoded by the coding sequence AGACGATGCGGGATGCCCTGTTTTCGGTTTTGCAGCAACGCCAGCTAGTCGAAGCGAACCGCCTATTTGCCAAACAGGGCAATCAGGAGCAGACCCACATGATTATTCGCAGCGTTGACGGTATTAGAAACCAGAGACAGATTCGCGTTTTTATGAGCCCCCCCAAGCCGCCCCTGAGGTCAGAAGCTACTAATCAGCCTGGTGTTCGGGCGTTAGCCGCTGATGAATTTCATTCGGGCCCACCTGGAGCAGAAACACAGGTATTTGCATCGCCCGATGCGCTTGCCCGTCGAATCTCAACGATGGTACTGCACGACTGGGCCGAAGGGACTCGTATCGATCTGCCAACGCTGCGGGCTGCCTACCGCGCCGAGCTTCTTGAGCGAGGGATAAACGCTACCTTTAAACTCGATACGATGGACGTTCCTCCACAAAAGCCTTCAGGTCCTGTACTGGCTCATCAATTGGGGGCGCGCTTAAAGCAACGTGGTACGCCGAACGTATTGAACAAGATTGTTGTGCCTATCAATCCGGTTCGGAATCTGTTTGCACAGGTGACTTTTGATACACCAACCTACTATTTATTACGTCGAATGGGCTGGCTGTTTGGTAGTTCGGTATTTTTATTACTATTGACGACGAGTAGTTATCTGTTCATGCTCAGTACGATTCTGCGCCAGAAGAAGCTGTCGGAGGTAAAGAGCGACTTTATCAATAATATGACGCATGAACTGAAAACGCCCATTGCTACCGTAACAGCAGCCGTAGAAGCCTTACAGCATTTTGGTGCTTTAGCTGATCCTAAGAAAACGCAGACGTATCTGGCGATTTCGCAAAACAACCTGCAACGCCTTTCTGATCTGGTCGAAAAAGTGCTGAATCTGGCGGTCGAAGAAAAGCAGGAACTGGCACTCCGACCAGAGCCAATAAACCTGAACGAGGTAGTGACTGATTTGGTGACGAGCCATCAACTGAAGTCGGCCAAACCCGTTACGTTCCTGGTCAATGTGCCTGCGGACACGACCGTAACCGTTGATCGCGTTCATTTCGCAAATGCTCTCAACAACCTGATTGACAATGCCATCAACTACTCGGGCGATCAGGTCACGGTTCATCTTACTTTCTACCGAAACGAGCCCGGTTGGCAATTGGCCGTTGCTGATGATGGCATTGGTATTGCCAAAACGTATCAGTCGGCCATTTTTGACCGATTCTTCCGGGTGCCAACTGGCGATTTGCATCCAGTAAAAGGCTTCGGCCTAGGACTGGCCTATGTAAGACAAGTAATCGAACGGCACGGCGGCCAGGTGTCGGTACGCAGCGAACCCGGCAAAGGAAGTGAGTTTTTGCTTACATTTTAA